The DNA sequence TTGTAGTGGTTGCTTTTTTGGAAGTTTGAATCAGCTCTCATTCCTTATGGACCAGCATGCTCTGTCACTAAGATGGAATGTATCCTGGGTATATGCACACCATTGCATTTCTCTGGATATTCATTGTGCTTTGTTGCTTTCCTTATAGATGTGGCCTCTCCTATAGTGATGGAGACCCAGCCTGCACCAAGACATCTCATATCCATGCTTGACCAACGTCCCCACCTCCGAACCCGGAAGCAAAAAGCTCAGGGAGATGGGCAGTCAAGCTTCCCAAGGGGCTCTGGCCAGAAATATGGGCGTTCGCATCAGCTGGAAGTGCAGAGAATGCAGAGACAGGTTGCTAACCAAGCGGAGGAGAAGCAGAGCTTAGCAGAGTTCATCCAGCATGACAGGGAGATGCGCCGGGAAGATAGGGAGTTCCAGGCCCAGCTCTTTGAGAAGCTTTTTCAGAAGCAAACCGAGCTTGTCCAAGCACTGACTCAGCGACCTCCTGCCAGTCCTATCTCCGCCGCTTGTACCAACGCTTTGCACACCTTGCAGGTGTCTACAAAGAATGGAGCAGGAACAGCTGCAGGCCCTGGCTCACAGCTACAGGCTTTGCTAGAACAGATAATGCAAGCTGATGTAGCAGGAAAGGGCTTAACCAGACTTCCTGTGAAGGAGGCACTTGGCGGAGCAGTGAAAGTGCCCCCTGAAGTGCAGTATTGGACTGCTGAAGAGATACTGAGATGGCTACTATCTCAGCAGTCACCTGGAGACCAATGCCAAGAGGTGCTGACGGGCCTGAGGCCTCCTCCTGTTGCAGGGCACATGGGGACAACAGGAAAGGGTGATAACCCAGAGGTACACCTCTCTGTTTTGAATCCACTGTGTGATTCCTACCAGAGTTCTGGACAGCAAGATAAAGGCCAACTTCATAGCAAGAACCAACAACTCTGCGGCAGCAATTGTGCTAAAGCGCTGGAAACAGACATAGACTTAGAGACACAGCGTCAGTCTTTCAGGCAGTTCCGCTACCAGGAAGCCCAGGGACCCCAAGAGGTTTACAGGTGCCTGTGGGGACTTTCCTATCAATGGCTGAGGCCAGATGTCCGCAGCAAAGAGCAGATCATGGAGCTGCTGGTTGTTGAGCAGTTTTTGAATATTTTGCCTGACGAAATCCAGACTTTGGTACGTGAATGTCAGCCAGAAAATGGCAAGGAGGCTGTGGCCCTGGCAGAGAGGTTTCAGCTTCACTTTGAGTCCAAGAGGCAAAAGGACCAGGTAGGATCATATTTCTGATTATTTCTGATTCTTGCTTGGAGCTCACCTTACACAGATTTCTCCTTGGCCAAAGGACACTAGATAGAAACCTAAGAATTCTAGCTCTCAGCTTTTAGAAGGAAGGGACAGAGATTTGTGGCAGGGTGGGGCAAGGTTGGGTATTGAGTAGGCAGAAACAGTATGTTCTGCAAGGCACAGAAGCCTGTCTTCTGATTCCTGGAAACCATGCCTGCTATTCCATTGGGTTTCTTGGCCTTGGGTTAACACTGTATGGCAGGAGTATGGAATTGGATTCAGATGGTAATCTGGATCCTTATCTCTGCTTATTGGCAGGCTACGTTTGGCAGGTAGACAATCAAACCACACAGCACTTCCAAGCCCCAACAATCCAAGCAAATTGTTGGTGCTTGAGGAGCCTTGAGTACATTGCTTCCCAAgcactgacaatcagctgatagtCTGTGGTGTTTGGAAAGCACTGTGCAAGGGGCTTTGCAGGCATCACCAACCAGCTGAATGTCAGCGCCTGTAAAGCGCCTTTCAACCAAGCCTTGCCTTTATCTATTCCACACTTCACATCATATATGTCTTGGGTGTTGCTTGGCCAAAATGGGGAGGGCAGACTTGGCCTGCTGTGTGACTAAACAACAGACATTTCATTAGTACAAAACACCAGATTCTTAGCAACACATCCATGTACAGTATGTAGAATACACTCAGTCTTGTTAGGACTTGGGTGTATACAGTAGGATTCAGTCTTTAAGGAACAtttagaatgagttggctctctAGTAACAAACAGCAAGTTCAAATCATCCATGGTTCACAGATAACGGGGACCAACACCGACATCCTTGGTGAAACTAAACGGCCTGTTAACTTGAGCAGAAGGTGATGAATGCAAATGTGGCATTCTTACTGTTCCAGGCACGGGTGATATCCGATGACATGGTAGCAGATTCCCCCCAAGAACAATTGGATGAGGATCGGAGACCATCTTGCATCAAAGACAGTCAAGAGAACCCTAGGAAAGTTGGTAAGGAATGCCTTCCTAGATTGCATTAGGCCATAGATCTCTACCCTTACTTTTCCAGGTTCATGGGATTACTTGTTGCGGAAATGCCTGACATCATTTCTCCCTCACCTGCCACCCCTCATAGTAATTATGTCTATTGCTAGGCAGTAAACCTGCTCCTGCTTTCATCTGCTTAATGTAAGGGCTCTAAAATGAATTTCACTCTGAATTCTACCACTTTCTCATTTGAGCGCTTCATGCTACAAGAGACTACACTACGCTGCCTTCTCAGGGGCCAGAGAGTATAGTAAACACTAAACAGATAGGTTTGGCCAATTATTTATGTTTAGGACAGCAGAAGTGGTTTTGCATGGAATTTGCAACCCTTCCATATTTCCCTTTTCACACTGGGATGATTGGAACTACTGCTAGATGCAGGATCATGGTTGTAAGTACGCTTTGattgataatatttttttcctttaaaaaatttttttattaatttttgtagTGTTGGATGGGACTAACGTCTAGTGAGTCAAATCCTGCACTGCTAAACAAGAGCATTAATACAATTCAGCCCACAACTACTTGTCTTCTATCAACAAACAAAATAGCAGCCGAAACCACAGCAACCACCAAAACAATGAAAATGGTATTAAAGGGATTTATAAATTGCCATGCCTGCAAGTAATATGaacatactctggtttctcttcagatcgtacaacaacaacaac is a window from the Lacerta agilis isolate rLacAgi1 chromosome 8, rLacAgi1.pri, whole genome shotgun sequence genome containing:
- the LOC117051600 gene encoding uncharacterized protein LOC117051600 isoform X2, coding for MIAPHSRNNPAHLLAEVVGGLAAGAAPPLYGGSLTADVASPIVMETQPAPRHLISMLDQRPHLRTRKQKAQGDGQSSFPRGSGQKYGRSHQLEVQRMQRQVANQAEEKQSLAEFIQHDREMRREDREFQAQLFEKLFQKQTELVQALTQRPPASPISAACTNALHTLQVSTKNGAGTAAGPGSQLQALLEQIMQADVAGKGLTRLPVKEALGGAVKVPPEVQYWTAEEILRWLLSQQSPGDQCQEVLTGLRPPPVAGHMGTTGKGDNPEVHLSVLNPLCDSYQSSGQQDKGQLHSKNQQLCGSNCAKALETDIDLETQRQSFRQFRYQEAQGPQEVYRCLWGLSYQWLRPDVRSKEQIMELLVVEQFLNILPDEIQTLVRECQPENGKEAVALAERFQLHFESKRQKDQARVISDDMVADSPQEQLDEDRRPSCIKDSQENPRKVGTEAHLRLRKRAKSGPRERTVATEDGEHGEAATKQRKPNDNSEDTSEAGEKAKQMPTPAPGKQAGKAKGRGRSVSGCNVAVAVESLVEGEAKMEGSGRVSEALNGVLSSNSSCEQKATAGLGPSQLVFDKDGSASCPQGGNDGHISPEADRPSLSDSIEMLLHSPWSGNGSGDTTHDGPPGSRMLPPCASCTVLKAELDTVREELRLTQASTLYGLSGTSLRDLSEALGTIVHILSNRKSLSATNTSQNVAEIPSRPVWRERNHF